The sequence below is a genomic window from Leishmania major strain Friedlin complete genome, chromosome 30.
ATCCATGTGGTGTGTGTCGTTGTGACTGCAGacccttttcgttttttttgtaGGTTAATTCTCATCAATCTGCCTTAGACTTGAGGAATGATGCCGGCATGCGAGTGGTGTGGCATCTGCGTCCTGGGAGCATGGCGTTGCATGCTTCCTGGAGGCGAAAACGAAACAGGGGGCCGTGCTACAATATAAACTGCCGTTCGGAGAACAGGCACACCTGCACTTTTGTGGGACGGGgacctctttctctctccactACGTTGGACCCCGGCGCATCTGTGGAGCTGCTCACGGTGAGGCACTTCTTTCCTCCACAGTCAATTGGAAGAGCCCCCGCTTGCGACCCTCCGCTACCGCTGTTGCCgcccctccgccttcttcgtTGTGCCTTTTACCGTTTCTGCTTCCCTCTGACATCGTCGCCTCTGAGCACATCACGCAGAACTACCTGTCTCACTCAGGACTCCTCTGGCGCGTCTGGCCCTGGCTAGCGCCACTCTCCTCATCACACCTGTGGTACGCATGTACGTTTTGTCCACATCGCGCCCGTCCACGGCGGCATTTGGTGCTGCAGTCGGCAACTTCTGTGGCGACGAGACGACCTACGTCGCACTGAATCGTGGAACgcttctctccctctacgTGTGCCGCCAGAGCAACTCTGGAATCGACCACGTGCAAGACTTCCGCCTGCACTGCACCTTAAAATATGTGCGAGCCGTCCTTATCGTcgacacggcggcgccgcggaagAACCCACGACaccttctctttctgtgcACCGTCAAGCAGCAGATTGTCCTCGCCGCCCTCGAGTCATGTACAGAGCTCAGCGGCGGAGCATCACCGCTGCGGATGACAACGCTCTTCCAAAGCGCGCCGGGCGACTGCCTGTACCAGTATGACCCCAGCGAGGTCgagctgtgctgctgctcgagtgCGGTCGCgggcgcaggcgcgtcgCCCCCGTTCGTTGTCTTTGCCCTGACACGTGGAGAGCTCATTCTTTTCGATGTCTTtgccgccctcgcccgcgACGCCGTCAAGCGCAAGCAAAACGGTAACCTGACGCGTTTGCTTTCACCGGAGCTGATGGCCAGCGTCGTGAGGCGCGCGAAAGCCGACATCTTCTCCCACTGCTACATGGACTGCACAGAGTACGACGTAAAGGACATCTCCTTCGGATTTCCTTCGCCCTGGCTGAAGGGGCAGGTacacggcgcggcaccgcggcctggcgcggcggcaatgCGGGCGGACAACGCTTCCGCGTCCATCTCGCTGTTCGTGCTCTACGCGGACCCGTACGGCAAGATGCACGTGTCAGAGTACGAGCTTGCCTTATCGCCTGTCACagaggccgaggcggcgagcgagagcagcagcgtggaAAGCTCGATCCGTCCTCCGGCTCGTCCGCCACCCTATCCTGCCGAGTTCGCCACCCCGGCTCGCCGAGTGCGCCGTTGCGGATTGGTGCAGGCGAATGTCGATCCTACGGCCTCGCGCATTGTTCCTAGTCGTCACGGCCTGTTCGTTGTGGGCAATCACCTTGTGACGCTTATCCAGCAAGTCCGGCCTCGCAAGGGCGTGTTTTCGCGCGAGATCCCATCGCGGCAGGCTATCCTGGATGTGAGCTGCGCGTCCGTCTCCGCCGACGCCTCAGAGCTCCTGATCGGGTTCAGTGATGGTGTCCTCGCACGGGTGACGGTGATCTCGAGGGGTATGGGCGGCGAAGACCCGGAGTTGGCGTTTCGATTTCTGTCTCATCCGGCGCCGACGATCCCGACGGAGCTGGTCACTCTGCACGCCGATCTTTATTTGCTGTGCTCACGATTCGACAGCAGTTTCACCGTGCGGCTCGATGAGGCGTCGTGCGAGGAGGTGCTCCACAACTGCGGGCCGGTCCTAGACATGACCACGCATAAGAACGGCAGCCACAACAGCGTTGTGGCCTCCACCGGCatccaccgcggcggcggcatcagcgTGCTGCGAAGCGCTGTcatgctgcgcgagcaggCAGACATTCCCCTTCGCTGCCACCCGCAGCGCATCCTTTGCGCCGGCGAGCTAATGTGCATCACGACACCGGCCGCAGCGAACCGGTTCTTCCTTGTGTCGGCCCGCGCGCtcacgctggaggagctcgcACCTCATGTGTTCCCAGAGATCGTCTCGCGTCACCTGCTCGTCGAGCTGGGCCTCGATGCTGCGCTCAACCAGTTGGTGCTCATTTCAGCCCGCGGCATCGCCTGGTTGCGGTTGTCGGGGCCTCGAGTCGAGGCGGTGTCGCAACTGCCCCGCCAAGCCGATGACCCACAAATCCTTTTCGCGGTCGTTCGGCACGGCTTAACAGTCGTCTGCGACGGGATCGTCGTAACCGTGTACCGAGGCCAGGACCTGGTGTACACGGTGCCGtctctcgccggcgtcgccatCTCTTCGGTGTCACTAGTGAGCCCTACGCTGCTCGTGCTGGGGCAGTGGGACGGCGTTGTCGCCTTGTACGAGCTGGGGCACCGACAAGCAGACGTGGtagggctgctgctgttggaCTCCGTGCCACGTACTATCGCGTGCGCGGTACCGCCGCTTTCACCGTCGTCGGTGGTGGGCGAGGCGGCGTTGCCGATGATCTACATCGGCACCCTCCACGGCTTTCTGGTGGGGACCAcggttgcgctgctgcggcgtgggGAGAAgcgtctctctgtgttcGTCGCCCCGCACCCGCTCGAGCTCCTAGAGCTTGCAGGGCGGCACGCGGGGCTGCTGTGCCTCGGCAATGTCCCCCTTGTCGTCTTGTGTGTCGCGGGTGGCGGTCTGCAGCTGACCGGATTGCATCTGACGGGCGtctcggccgccgcgacggtGGACGCCGACTTACAGTGCTACGCCTTTTACTCCAAGCACGATGGCCGCCTTCACGTTGGCTCGCTTGAGGCGCTCGAGAAGACGTCGCGGACGTTCTTGCCCCTCGGCGAAACGAtcacgcagctgcacgaAACCGCTGCGTGGGGTGGCTACGCGGCGTCGGTGCGCAAGGTGGAAGGGGACGAGGTTCTTTTTCTCCCGTCGGCTGTCATACAGTTCCCGTGGGCCGCCGACCTAGCTCTGTGGCGctctgccgccgtgccgctTCTCGAGAACGAGCGCTGCGTCTTTCTACAGACGGTGCGGCTGGACGGTGGTGAGGGTGgcggggcgggagagaggggcggcgaGCCGATCGACGTGGCGGCAAGCGACAGCGCTGGTGTGAGCGAAGAGGAATGGCAGCACCTGCTTCTCATCGGCTCCTCGTTCACGTTCCCGgatgagcagcgcgcgcgctctggAAGGATTACGTGGTGTGCCCTGCGTGAGGAGCATCAGCAGCAACGGCTGCATCTGATCGCGAGCAAGGACATTGGTGGCGCCTTAcagtgctgcgctgcggtgccgcactACAAGGGCCGTATCGCGCTTGGCGTGAACGGCTGTGTCTGTTTGTACAAGTGGAACACGGAGGATCAAACCTTTGTGGCCGAGGAGCGCTGCCGTGTCGGGCTCACGGTGACAAAGCTGATCCCCCTCTACCACACATCTCTGGCCGCGTCCGTGCTCGTCGCGTTGGACGTGCGCCACAGCGCCTTCTTCATCGAAGTGGACACGTTGCAGGGAAGCCTCAAGGTGCTGTGCCGCGACGccgagctgcgcggcgtcatgGATGGCCACATAGGCTCCGACGCCGAGAACCTCTGCCTCTTTGATGATAGCCTCAACTTCACGGCGTTGAGGGTGGTGCCGTTGCCTGTTGaggccggcgacggcgatgccgcagccgcagccagTGTGACCGCGCAGTATCGCTTTGAGGTGCGCGCGCAATGCCACCTGGGAGACTTGGTGACGTGCGTGCGGCAGGGCAGCTTTGCCGCCACGTCGCTGATGGAGGCACCCGCGTCCTGCGCTTCGGCCCAGAATCGACTGCTTTTGCCGGGAATTGCTGGCCCGCAGCTCGTGTTCGCTACGGCGCACGGCGGCTTTGGTGTGGTGACGCCAGTGCACGCCGCCACGTACCTTGTCCTGCGCACCCTTGAGGCGTCACtggtgcgcacgctgcaACCCCTGGGCGGTCTCTCGCACCAGGCCTTCCGCGAGGTCTTACGCTCCGGCCAAGAGCGAGGGGTGAGCTACCTTGCGTCCAAGACGGGGTGCGCGCTGACGCGGGAGCGCTTGCGTCGGTATGAGCCGCTCAACACCGTCGACGGTGACATGGTAGAGCAGTTTGTGCAGCTCTCAGTGAGCGACAAGAAACAGgtctgccgcgtcgccacgGACGTGTTTCTCCATGCCTTTGCCCAGTGCGTCAATGAGTCCGGGATCTTTGTCGCACCACCAGCAAAAGAGGAGCAGTGTCTACTCGCGGCCCTAGGGACGGCAATGCGACCCTTTGCACAGTACCCCGAGGAGACGATCGCCCAGGCCAATGCGTTTCTGCATCAAGGAGGCCTTCCGCATGTCCCGTTCGCAGCtgaggcggtggagcagcaggtCATGGATCTCCAGCGGCTGCATTAATGGCCGCCTACCAGACACCGGGGAAGGCCCTCTGTCCCTGTTTTTGCGTCCTGcatcttttttgtttgtttgctcCTTTGTGTCTGTCGATTAAGAGGTCCTCCCTTGCCCGGAAAACAGGTGTAACTGAGTACACCTCAGCGCATGCGCGACACGTTGCACATGGAACCCCTGCCCTCCTcgctcctcccttctccacTCCCTCCTTCCGGGTgctgcatgtgtgtctgtgtgtgatTTTGTCGCGGTGTGGCTGGCACGCTGCACCAAAAGCAAAACCAAACCAGCATCATCAGCGGACTGACCTGGATacatcgcctcctctccctgtgtTCCCCATCCCCTCATCACTCTTCCTCCATGCACCTGCGCCCACTGCGCGCACAACGCACGCATCATCGCGGCCACTGAATACGCGACCCACACCCCACATAGGTTTTCTCAACGAGAAATGCAGTACCTCGCCGCGTACGCCCTCGTGGCGCTGTCTGGCAAGACGCCGTCGAAGGCGGACGTACAGGCTGTCCTGAAGGCCGCCGGCGTTGCCGTGGATGCCTCCCGCGTGGATGCCGTCTTCCAGGAGATGGAGGGCAAGAGCTTCgatgcggtggtggccgagGGCCGCACGAAGCTGGTGGGCTCTGgctctgccgctcctgctggcgctgcctccactgctggtgccgccgctggcgcggttgccgaggcgaagaaggaggagcccgaggaggaggaggccgatgATGACATGGGCTTCGGTCTCTTTGACTAAGCAGCCTCCGCACTGCGGCGCTTCaggcgcctctgccgacgATTCTCGCGCGGGCCTGTTTTCATTCTTGGGATGCGTCGTTTCGTTTCTTTGCTTGTGACCTCGGTTTGTCTTTTTTATTTCGAGTGGAATGAGTCTGCAAATCGAACAACATGTGCGAGATGAGTGGAAGCGGATTCGAGGGGGCTGCTCGTGAGGCTGTGACGAAGAAAacaaggcagcagcggcgctctgGGCAcgaacagagagagggagagagagccctcccctcctccgttTCGTTCCTCCTCGTGGAAGAGAGCTACAAAAAATGCCACAGACGCTGTACGAGAGGCACCGGCCGCGTCCTGAAGAGAGAAGCACCCGCGCTTCCGTGCCGTGACCCGCTGCCTTCGATAATCCAGAGGAGGTTGCTTCTCGAAATGGGTTCATTGCGACGTGCTGCTCTACTGCCCTCCCTGCTCGTCTTCTCCCGTTCtcgtttcttctttttttttctttttcgctccATGCACTTTCTCTCATACTTTTTCTTTGCCTCTTCTCGTACAAGAGGTGTAGTCAACATGCAGTACCTCGCCGCGTACGCCCTCGTGGCGCTGTCTGGCAAGACGCCGTCGAAGGCGGACGTACAGGCTGTCCTGAAGGCCGCCGGCGTTGCCGTGGATGCCTCCCGCGTGGATGCCGTCTTCCAGGAGATGGAGGGCAAGAGCTTCgatgcggtggtggccgagGGCCGCACGAAGCTGGTGGGCTCTGgctctgccgctcctgctggcgctgcctccactgctggtgccgccgctggcgcggttgccgaggcgaagaaggaggagcccgaggaggaggaggccgatgATGACATGGGCTTCGGTCTCTTTGACTAAGCAGCCTCTGTGAGTGGTCTACAGTCGTTACTTTTTGACTTGCTTCATTTGCCTTGTTCTCTTCCCGACAGCAACGAACAGAGTAAGCAAGCGTCCATGCACGTCGAAGCGACGCCACGAACCGGTCTCCTTGCGGCCTATATCCCCTCAGTGACGGcggccctccctcctttcgAGGTGCTGACCTCATCTCCACCAATCTTTCACCttcttctctgtctctcttcttGGGTTCTCTCTTGACGCATCCTGCACCGACCATGACCAGGTAATTGTCATGGCTCTTCAAGAGAATAGGGACTCCTACAAGGTCAAAGCTCTTTCCTTGTCCGAGTTTGTGCAGCAGTGCTCCGACTGTCACCAGCTGTGCCTCGAGAAGACCGTCCGCGTTTTGGACAACCGCAGTCGTGCCCCGCGGGGATGGGAAGCCCTTTTCAACTCCGTTGCGGAGGAGCGGCGGTCTGAGGACTTGGACCTCTGCGAGTCGCGATGCCGGTACATGCAGACCACCTGCCCGTCACAGGACAAGGTACAGCAGTACGAGCAGgctctcgccgccgcgtcacTCAAGCTGAAAAAGAGCACGCCCCCAAACCCGTCTGTCCTGCAGGACGCTTCCCGGTGCGAGCACGCGGTCGAGGTTTTCTCGAACGTCCTGTTTGCCTTGGCGCACAAACCCAGCAAGGTATCCTTCCCGACCAAGGACCTGAAAACGGGAGGCAACACTGACGCCGAGTCCCACGCCGGAGCGCCGACGGAGGCGCACCGAAAGGTGCTCGAGGGGGCCAAGAACATGGACAACGATGTTTCGTGCCGCTCGAGCAAGCTGCGCCATGAGCGCTTCGGCTCAAAGGCACAGGACGTTGCTTCGTCGACGGGCTCCAGCTTGGCGCCtgacacggcagcggcttcgcCGGCGTCAAGTGGCACGACCCCAAAGTGGTGACTGACAGCGGCTTGTGGATGCTTTCTCGCCACGTGGTCCGCTCAACGGTGTCTCGTATTTCTTTTGGTCATGATGCGCGTTTTGCGAGCTGCCGCTCTGGCACCACGAtttcttcccctccccttgcgGTGGCTGGTGCGGACTCTGCCAttcctttttcgttttggtGAGGACCCTTTCGCGGCCCAGCATCGGATCAGAAGAAGGTGCATGGTAAAGGCAGGGTAACGTTGAAGGCTCCTTCTTCGCAAGCAGTACGTCTTCCCGGACGGTTCATGTGCGCCCCTGACTCTGCATGCCGTTGCACACCCTCACAGCAGCCGTTGCATTCCGCTGTTTCATGTACGTGCCCAGGAACTCAGTTCTCTGAGGCGTTGGCAGGAGGAGAGTTTCCTCGAGGGACAATATTCCCCCCAGCACGGAATCACAACTACGTCCTCTGGGCTTTCACCCCGCCAAGAAATCTGCGCGGGGACCAACACCATCGCCGTTTTCTCATCGGTAGTTCCCGGAGTTGCGTTttcctgtttttttttttctgttttaatgtgcgtgtgtaggaGAAAAACCGTTTGCGGCGAACATGCTCGTGCGTTTGAAATCCCTTCGCGTAAAAGGGTGCCTGCTCACTTTTTGCACCTGAGGTCCCCCCAGTACCGTCGACTTGCAATTTTTCTCGTGATGCCGCCGTTCCTTACAAAAGCCACCACCGTTGCTCTTGCGTGTAGGTGGCAAATGCAATTGTCTCCTTGTCGTTCCGCCCCTCTGTCTTTTATTcacgctgcgcctcatcgAAGTCGAGGCAGTCGGTCTTGACCCCCGCAGCGCCTTTCTTTTCCGTGGTGTCTGAAACACACACCTCAGACACGTCAcacgccgccactgccaaCTCATACGACATACAGCTACTGTGAAAGCCTCCGCGCAACCCGCCGATTCCGTTGACTTATTGTACCCCAGCGAGCCAGGCACCAGCGTAAG
It includes:
- a CDS encoding putative CPSF-domain protein: MYVLSTSRPSTAAFGAAVGNFCGDETTYVALNRGTLLSLYVCRQSNSGIDHVQDFRLHCTLKYVRAVLIVDTAAPRKNPRHLLFLCTVKQQIVLAALESCTELSGGASPLRMTTLFQSAPGDCLYQYDPSEVELCCCSSAVAGAGASPPFVVFALTRGELILFDVFAALARDAVKRKQNGNLTRLLSPELMASVVRRAKADIFSHCYMDCTEYDVKDISFGFPSPWLKGQVHGAAPRPGAAAMRADNASASISLFVLYADPYGKMHVSEYELALSPVTEAEAASESSSVESSIRPPARPPPYPAEFATPARRVRRCGLVQANVDPTASRIVPSRHGLFVVGNHLVTLIQQVRPRKGVFSREIPSRQAILDVSCASVSADASELLIGFSDGVLARVTVISRGMGGEDPELAFRFLSHPAPTIPTELVTLHADLYLLCSRFDSSFTVRLDEASCEEVLHNCGPVLDMTTHKNGSHNSVVASTGIHRGGGISVLRSAVMLREQADIPLRCHPQRILCAGELMCITTPAAANRFFLVSARALTLEELAPHVFPEIVSRHLLVELGLDAALNQLVLISARGIAWLRLSGPRVEAVSQLPRQADDPQILFAVVRHGLTVVCDGIVVTVYRGQDLVYTVPSLAGVAISSVSLVSPTLLVLGQWDGVVALYELGHRQADVVGLLLLDSVPRTIACAVPPLSPSSVVGEAALPMIYIGTLHGFLVGTTVALLRRGEKRLSVFVAPHPLELLELAGRHAGLLCLGNVPLVVLCVAGGGLQLTGLHLTGVSAAATVDADLQCYAFYSKHDGRLHVGSLEALEKTSRTFLPLGETITQLHETAAWGGYAASVRKVEGDEVLFLPSAVIQFPWAADLALWRSAAVPLLENERCVFLQTVRLDGGEGGGAGERGGEPIDVAASDSAGVSEEEWQHLLLIGSSFTFPDEQRARSGRITWCALREEHQQQRLHLIASKDIGGALQCCAAVPHYKGRIALGVNGCVCLYKWNTEDQTFVAEERCRVGLTVTKLIPLYHTSLAASVLVALDVRHSAFFIEVDTLQGSLKVLCRDAELRGVMDGHIGSDAENLCLFDDSLNFTALRVVPLPVEAGDGDAAAAASVTAQYRFEVRAQCHLGDLVTCVRQGSFAATSLMEAPASCASAQNRLLLPGIAGPQLVFATAHGGFGVVTPVHAATYLVLRTLEASLVRTLQPLGGLSHQAFREVLRSGQERGVSYLASKTGCALTRERLRRYEPLNTVDGDMVEQFVQLSVSDKKQVCRVATDVFLHAFAQCVNESGIFVAPPAKEEQCLLAALGTAMRPFAQYPEETIAQANAFLHQGGLPHVPFAAEAVEQQVMDLQRLH
- the LIP2 gene encoding putative 60S acidic ribosomal protein P2; amino-acid sequence: MHFLSYFFFASSRTRGVVNMQYLAAYALVALSGKTPSKADVQAVLKAAGVAVDASRVDAVFQEMEGKSFDAVVAEGRTKLVGSGSAAPAGAASTAGAAAGAVAEAKKEEPEEEEADDDMGFGLFD
- the LIP1 gene encoding putative 60S acidic ribosomal protein P2, with the translated sequence MQYLAAYALVALSGKTPSKADVQAVLKAAGVAVDASRVDAVFQEMEGKSFDAVVAEGRTKLVGSGSAAPAGAASTAGAAAGAVAEAKKEEPEEEEADDDMGFGLFD
- a CDS encoding putative ribosomal P protein AGP2beta-1, whose product is MALQENRDSYKVKALSLSEFVQQCSDCHQLCLEKTVRVLDNRSRAPRGWEALFNSVAEERRSEDLDLCESRCRYMQTTCPSQDKVQQYEQALAAASLKLKKSTPPNPSVLQDASRCEHAVEVFSNVLFALAHKPSKVSFPTKDLKTGGNTDAESHAGAPTEAHRKVLEGAKNMDNDVSCRSSKLRHERFGSKAQDVASSTGSSLAPDTAAASPASSGTTPKW